The window CTGCTCGGCGCGTATCTGGGGACCGCCCCGCGCGAGGTGGTCGTCGAGCGGGCGCCGTGCTCGCACTGCGCGGAGCCGCACGGGCGTCCCGTGCTCCCGGGCGGGACCCTGCACTTCTCGCTCTCGCACTGCACCGGGATCAGCCTGCTGGCGTTCGCCTCCGCGCCGGTCGGGGTGGACGTGGAGGAGGTGGTGCGGCCCGACGTGATCGCCGACACGGCGGACGTGCTGCACCCGAGGGAGGCGGCGGAGCTGGCCGCCCTCCCGGCCGGCGAACGCGCCCGCGCCTTCACCCGGGTGTGGACCCGCAAGGAGGCCTACCTCAAGGGCCTCGGGGTGGGGTTGTCGGAGGACCCGGCCGCGGACTACGTGGGGTCGGGGCCGGAGCCGGCGCGGCTGCCGGGGTGGACGCTGACCGACGTGCGGGTTCCCGAGGGCCACCGGGCGGCGTTGGCGCTGAACACGGAGTGGGACGGGCCGGCCGGACCGGCGGGGCGGCCCGCGGCGGCGGACGGGGCCGGCGGGTCGATGCCCCCGGCGGCCGGCGTCGCGGCGCTCACGCCGGCTCGACGGCCGCCCGCGGGTTGAGCGCGGCGTACTCCAGCGGCGCCGACGGGTCGATCGTCAGCTCGTACGGGGCCGGCTCCGTGCCCGAGCGGACCAGCAGGTCGCCGATGGCCGCGATCATCGCGCCGTTGTCGGTGCACAGGGTCATCGGCGGAACCCTCAGTTCGATCCCGGCGGAGGCGCAGCGCCGCTCCGCGAGGTCGCGCACGCGG of the Streptomyces sp. NBC_01426 genome contains:
- a CDS encoding 4'-phosphopantetheinyl transferase family protein — encoded protein: MTSLALPPRGRAPGRLLVPEPLSDPGPERAALVAVTPQLWLVDTTAYRAHAARHAPGTLDAQELARAAEFARAADRDAYVCAHVALRRLLGAYLGTAPREVVVERAPCSHCAEPHGRPVLPGGTLHFSLSHCTGISLLAFASAPVGVDVEEVVRPDVIADTADVLHPREAAELAALPAGERARAFTRVWTRKEAYLKGLGVGLSEDPAADYVGSGPEPARLPGWTLTDVRVPEGHRAALALNTEWDGPAGPAGRPAAADGAGGSMPPAAGVAALTPARRPPAG